In the genome of Blastocatellia bacterium, one region contains:
- the glnE gene encoding bifunctional [glutamate--ammonia ligase]-adenylyl-L-tyrosine phosphorylase/[glutamate--ammonia-ligase] adenylyltransferase, with protein MLKLSLDLEQFIDTLPDSNSVRVFIERLFEEHPTVATRYLSNQDLMANLCTLASYSNLLSESLLQRPEYISWLAREKDKDLTKLKDKEALLEDLARFVAINSTLSEPARLARFKRRELLRIYLRDCLKLATLSEVTAELSNLADSVLSRTLQVCYQPLLSRYGRPQILDERGRFVAAEFAIIGLGKLGSFELNYSSDIDLIFIYSSDGETAGTKETVSNKYFFTKLAESIVKTISSSLVGEGAVFRIDLRLRPRGREGDLVVSLAEMLRYYRKEAQNWERQALIRARACAGDETLVEKLLSELKDQIYKPEPLIEALKSVQQTKEKIDRDVAKRSGGYNVKLGKGGIREIEFIIQALQICYGGKDSWLRAPQTLIGLQRLADKNLISDYEHTQLAQAYTFLRTVEHRLQMEHGLQTHSLPTSEEKLLLLAHRCGFENYPAFDQVLQNHCQNVQSIYQRVFGQTQIKETNKFSSLDPAVLNISSRTQKNLIVPIANLEELFQETILELASKISLSQTAIAEAIAEGLNLSINSARALRRLKDFALSASTETSKSLEFLTKEQLQKLTVISGNSQYLIQLLISQPYLINSLGQELIDPISITRESIYQNLSSSLANLSLDEAMIKFRICWHQEIIKLGCYDVLKPITNFNKALQELRQINLVQTSLAEVCLELATNLALSNLLERYTPTQNPITYSILGLGRLGHCGIDYHSDLDIVFIYSDSTGEAVEEICNREFFSKLVELIIQILSTLKREGTLYRVDLRLRPDGKNGLLATSFENLQNYLQERAAVWELMAYLKAHAVVGQTEFCKQVESQVPEIIFSKNENYLTNLATEIDDIRKRLETQKGREIDFKFGAGGMLDVYFVTRYLQLKHKIADPETRGTLALITHLAEKNLLTSEQKQILSQGYGFLRLLDHQLRLQLERPQTFLPHNASQRMEIAKQLSYQDEANFNNDYQQHLSLIRQVYQENYCLRGFKVILRT; from the coding sequence ATGCTTAAATTGTCTTTAGATCTTGAACAATTTATTGACACGCTACCAGACTCAAATAGCGTTCGTGTTTTTATAGAACGCCTTTTTGAAGAACACCCAACAGTAGCTACTAGATATCTTAGCAATCAAGATCTAATGGCAAATTTATGTACTTTAGCTAGTTATAGCAATTTGCTTTCTGAAAGCTTACTTCAACGACCAGAATATATTTCCTGGTTAGCAAGAGAAAAAGATAAAGATTTAACAAAACTAAAAGACAAAGAAGCTTTATTAGAAGACTTGGCGCGGTTTGTAGCAATTAATTCAACCTTAAGTGAACCTGCACGTTTAGCAAGATTTAAGCGACGTGAGCTTTTAAGAATTTACCTAAGAGATTGTCTAAAACTAGCAACGCTTTCTGAAGTCACAGCAGAATTATCTAATTTAGCTGATAGTGTTTTGAGTAGAACACTACAAGTTTGTTATCAACCTTTGTTAAGCCGTTATGGTCGTCCACAAATTCTTGATGAGCGGGGCCGTTTTGTTGCGGCTGAGTTTGCAATTATTGGACTAGGAAAATTAGGCAGTTTTGAGCTTAATTATTCATCAGACATAGATTTAATATTCATTTATTCATCGGATGGAGAAACTGCTGGAACTAAAGAAACAGTTTCTAACAAATATTTTTTTACCAAACTGGCAGAATCCATAGTTAAAACAATTAGCTCTTCGCTAGTAGGAGAAGGGGCAGTTTTTCGTATTGACCTTCGGTTGCGGCCTAGAGGTCGAGAAGGTGATTTAGTTGTTTCACTAGCTGAAATGCTTCGCTATTACAGAAAAGAAGCTCAAAATTGGGAACGTCAAGCCCTAATTCGTGCGCGTGCTTGTGCTGGAGATGAAACTTTAGTAGAAAAATTATTATCAGAACTAAAAGACCAAATTTACAAGCCTGAGCCATTAATTGAAGCCTTAAAATCTGTACAACAAACCAAAGAAAAGATTGATCGGGATGTAGCAAAACGTTCTGGTGGCTATAATGTTAAGCTTGGCAAAGGTGGAATTAGGGAAATTGAATTTATTATTCAAGCCTTGCAGATTTGTTATGGTGGAAAAGATTCTTGGTTACGCGCCCCACAAACTTTAATTGGTCTACAAAGACTAGCAGATAAAAATTTAATTAGCGACTATGAACATACACAACTAGCCCAAGCTTACACATTTTTACGAACGGTTGAACACCGCTTGCAAATGGAACATGGGCTACAAACTCATAGCCTTCCAACTAGTGAAGAAAAATTACTTTTGCTTGCTCATCGTTGTGGTTTTGAAAATTACCCTGCTTTTGATCAAGTCTTACAAAATCATTGTCAAAATGTACAAAGTATTTACCAAAGGGTTTTTGGTCAAACACAAATAAAAGAAACTAATAAGTTTAGCTCATTAGACCCAGCCGTATTAAACATTTCTAGTAGGACTCAAAAAAACCTAATTGTACCTATTGCTAATTTAGAAGAACTATTTCAAGAAACTATTTTAGAGCTAGCATCTAAAATATCTTTATCCCAAACAGCAATAGCTGAAGCCATTGCTGAAGGGCTAAATTTATCAATAAATTCTGCAAGAGCTTTACGCCGCTTAAAAGATTTTGCTCTTTCTGCATCAACAGAAACAAGTAAATCTTTAGAATTTCTTACAAAAGAACAACTTCAAAAGCTAACCGTCATTAGTGGTAATAGTCAATATTTAATTCAACTACTAATTTCCCAACCTTATTTAATTAATTCACTAGGTCAAGAATTAATTGATCCTATATCTATAACAAGAGAAAGCATTTACCAAAATCTTTCATCTTCACTAGCTAATTTATCACTAGATGAAGCTATGATTAAATTTCGGATTTGCTGGCACCAAGAAATTATTAAACTAGGTTGCTATGATGTATTAAAACCTATAACTAATTTTAATAAAGCTCTACAAGAATTAAGGCAAATAAATTTAGTTCAAACCTCACTAGCTGAAGTTTGTTTAGAACTTGCTACAAACCTGGCTCTTAGCAACTTGTTAGAACGCTATACACCAACGCAAAACCCTATAACTTACAGTATTTTAGGCCTAGGTCGGCTTGGACATTGTGGAATAGATTATCATTCGGACTTGGACATTGTTTTTATTTATTCTGATTCTACAGGTGAAGCAGTAGAAGAAATTTGTAATCGAGAATTCTTTTCTAAGCTAGTAGAGCTTATTATTCAAATTCTTTCCACATTAAAGCGTGAAGGCACTCTTTACCGTGTAGATTTAAGGTTGCGTCCTGATGGCAAAAATGGACTTTTAGCAACAAGCTTTGAAAATTTACAAAATTATTTACAAGAACGTGCTGCGGTTTGGGAATTAATGGCTTATCTAAAGGCTCATGCTGTAGTTGGACAAACAGAATTCTGTAAACAAGTAGAATCTCAAGTTCCAGAAATAATTTTTTCAAAAAATGAAAATTACCTTACCAATTTAGCAACAGAAATCGACGACATCCGAAAGCGTTTAGAAACACAAAAAGGGCGTGAAATTGACTTTAAGTTTGGTGCTGGTGGAATGTTGGATGTTTATTTTGTAACACGTTACCTACAGCTAAAACACAAAATAGCAGATCCAGAAACGCGCGGAACTCTAGCATTAATTACACATTTAGCTGAAAAAAATTTATTAACTTCAGAACAAAAACAAATACTTAGTCAAGGTTATGGATTTTTAAGACTTCTTGATCATCAACTACGCTTGCAACTTGAACGCCCACAAACATTTCTGCCTCATAATGCTAGTCAAAGGATGGAAATCGCTAAACAGCTTAGTTATCAAGATGAGGCTAACTTTAATAACGATTATCAGCAACATCTATCATTAATTCGGCAAGTTTATCAGGAAAATTATTGCTTAAGAGGTTTTAAAGTAATTTTGAGAACCTAA
- a CDS encoding YIP1 family protein — translation MSEEQTEVKQEITPPTAKLGPIERIIGTLISPSETFKDIGLVPGVIVPVVLSIIISLGSTAIILYKLNVKWEALYEKVFSEQLEKQGKSYKDLPPDQKEQFDTQIKTAAKAAPYLSYISPMVSSIAVPMILALIFYGGVTLMGGQTQYKKVFSLVAHIFCTVTLAIQLSLNVLIVFIKDPSSFDLTKGTLITTNPGMLLPAGSNKALVAALTQLDIFTIWALILLTIGLPAISKNLSRGFATAIVFGLWEFMQQ, via the coding sequence ACAGCAAAACTTGGGCCAATTGAACGCATTATTGGCACTCTTATATCCCCTAGTGAAACATTTAAGGATATAGGTTTAGTCCCTGGTGTAATCGTCCCTGTAGTTTTATCTATAATTATTTCTTTAGGTAGTACAGCAATTATCTTGTACAAGCTTAATGTTAAATGGGAAGCACTTTATGAAAAAGTTTTCTCTGAACAATTAGAAAAACAAGGTAAAAGTTATAAGGATCTTCCACCTGATCAAAAAGAGCAATTTGACACACAAATCAAAACTGCTGCAAAGGCTGCACCCTATCTTAGCTATATTAGCCCAATGGTTTCTTCTATAGCAGTTCCTATGATTTTGGCATTAATTTTTTATGGTGGTGTAACATTGATGGGGGGACAAACACAATATAAAAAGGTTTTTTCCCTTGTTGCACATATTTTTTGTACTGTAACATTAGCTATCCAACTAAGCTTAAACGTGTTGATTGTGTTTATTAAAGACCCTTCAAGCTTTGATCTTACCAAAGGCACGCTAATTACTACTAACCCAGGAATGTTACTTCCAGCAGGTTCTAACAAAGCTTTAGTTGCGGCACTAACACAATTGGATATTTTCACTATTTGGGCATTAATTTTACTAACAATAGGGCTTCCTGCTATCTCTAAAAATCTTTCTAGAGGTTTTGCCACTGCCATAGTTTTTGGTTTATGGGAGTTTATGCAGCAGTAG